The Astyanax mexicanus isolate ESR-SI-001 chromosome 4, AstMex3_surface, whole genome shotgun sequence genome segment gtctCTAAGACTTATGGTCTAGGCtccacaaatatttttttacagagaaaaaggaataataataagaaaaaccttagcaaaaacaatagcgTTACACACTTTCtatgcttgaaccctaaatatatctataatattcatgcatttctatTGAATTAATTTTCCTACATCCTACCTATTTATTTTTGCGCGTCAGTCGATTTATTGCAACAATTATCGTGTCTAAAAATAACATAATGGGGCGAAATTGGGATcagctaaattattttattaaattatgttcatatattgtatgatacatTGTTAACATCATTATCAAGACACACCTATACAAATTATCTATTGGTCCTACACTCACCGCTAGCTTATGTTTACGTCCTcatacacacacgtgcacacacacacgctcacgtGCACACACATGGATACACACTCGTTAGATCACCATAAGCCTCCTGTCACCATGGACCTTAATTCTTAAGCCTGAAACACACTCCAGCATAGACATGACATCAGCCTCCTaggccacaaacacacacacacacacactgtccacaAAGCTAAATGACCAGGGATTATAAGTCCAGTCCATTTGAGAGAAGCAGGCAGTGCTTATGAGCGCATCCGATACCCAAAGGAGAGTGATAAAGTGTGTGTACATGTCtacttctgtgtgtgtatatactctgtgtgtgtgtgtgtgtgtgtgtgtgtgtgtgtgtgtgtgtgtgtgtgtgtggtaaaagcCTGCTTTCAGCCAGGATCAGGCTGCCAATCCCTTAAAGCTGCAGGACACTCACACTGATCACGTACAGACTCAACCCTGACCCGCTCACCGCCGAACATCCGAGCGTTCTGATTGGTGGAGCTGCACATAAACAATCACACAATCCACCTCCAGCATATACAGAGCTGTCCCAAGACTTTAGGCACCTGATCATCAGTCTatgacataaatatatatatatatatatatatatatatacacacacacacacacacacacacacatacacacacacacgtatgtatatacagtacagtgataaaaaaaaatacaggaactttCAGCTGATTTCACCAGATCTCAGTGAtccaacataaaataatataatttccaaaattactgaaaattaaaaaaaagggtagattatattttttaatcagcagacagtatatatacacaacaaGATATTTAAATTacctgttttatttttagttattcaagcccagctggccaccaacatcaacatacattaatttcaggttgaatgttagtcatgacgtcagatgacaaaaatAAATGGTATAAAGAAAGTCTAAAACTGTTATGTGCATGCAGggtattttaataaatgtatttattaatttatctatttattttatgtatggaGGGATAGGTGGAAACATTTTCAGAATTTCACCTCTGTGATCaataaactttacttcaatttatatatctgtctgtctggctgtctgtctgactgactgGACAGCTAACTAATAACCTGTTTAGATAACTAACTACATAGCTGTTTGgatgaatgatggatggatggacagacagacagagggctACCTAGTTAGCAGGACACCTAAACAGTTGGCTAGTTAGCTGCTAGATAGACAGAAATGTGGATAGGTGGTTGGTGGAggcatagatagatggatggatagatcagCCAGACAGCTAGCAAGGGAGCTAGCTACccatttagacagacagacagacagacagacagacagatagatagatagatagatagatgaggtTGGGAGAGAGCAAACTAGCAACCTGCGTAGCTAACTAAATGTTTATCTGTTTGGCTAGTCAAATATCttaacagacaaacagatagaaagacagacagatagcaaCCAGGTGGTTTGGTAACTGGCTGGTTTAACTTGATAGATGTTCTGGTGGTCTgatacatagactgtatataaagatggacgccgtgtcgccgttcccattcattcaatgaaaatgaagccaaaatcttccgccattttggcgattcagagaccagagtctgcgcagtagagaccagaggagggagaaagactgtggagagaccgcctactcatttaaataaccccgcccctgagggctgcctcacggtCACAGACAGCAGagtggggcggagcggagctgacggtctgttattggtcccgcccataagcagcccttttaccataaccacaccttttttgaatagagccgaataaagttttaaaaaccgaattctgtggggatataaaaatttgacaatataacagaggttacactagctgttgcatttaaataatggaggtagaattacagtatattagaaaaaaatgtgattgaaagttgtctgttttgccattgaaacctatggggatgggtggagttacacagctttctgcagccgaacagcagggggcgcccgacctgtggtggcttcacttttaagagacgatgctctgtccagctatatacagtctatggtctgatACATGGGGAACTAGCTAGTGAACTAACTAGCAACTTATGTAGCTAACTAGATAGCTGTTTGGCTAGTCAAATGTCTTAGCAGacaacagacagatagatagatagctagcatGATATATAGATGTGTTGGTGGATATATAGATGTGTAGCTAGACAGCTAACCAGCCACCCATGTAGCTAACTACACAGTTTCTTAGCTAGTGTTACTGGGTGGATAGCTAGCAAGAGAGCTAACATAGCTAATATAGCTGTTTGGCTAGTCAACAGACGGACAAATAGCAACATGGGTACTAAGCTAgatagtttgttagctagctagcatattatatagatgtgttggTGGATGGATACATTGATAGCTAGCTAGAAATCTAACTAGCAAGCAATGCGGCGGACAGCTAATATAGCTGTTTGGTTAGTTAAAAAgcttaacagacagacagatggcaaTGTGTACCTAGTTAGACAGTTTCTTATCTAGTTAGCTTGATAGATAGATATGTTAGAGGATGGTGTAGCTAACTAGCatgatatatatatgtgtgtgtgtgtgtgtgtgtgtgtgtgtgtgtgtgtgtgtgttggtggaagAATAGATTGATAGCTAGAAAGCTAAACAGAAACTAGCAACCAATGTGATATAGCTGTTTGGCTagtcaaaaatatataaagttgGCTTGATAGATGTGTTGGTGGATGGAGAAATAGATAGCTAAAAAACTAAATAGCAACCTGTGTAACTAACTAGTATGATATACAGATTTGTTGGTGGGTGGACAAATCAATAGCTTGCTTAGAAAGCTAATCAGAAACCagtgtagctaactagctagctatttttaaagttatttagcaTGATATGTAGATGTCTTGATGGATGGACAGATTGATAGCTTGCTAGGAAGCTAACCAGCAACCTGTGTAGTTATATTGATAGATAGATGTGTTGGTGGATGGAGAGCTAGCTAGATAAAAAGCTCATAAGAAACCTGTGTAGCTAACTAACATGATATATAGATGTGTATGTGGACgaagagctagctagctaaaaggATAACTAGCAAAATGTGTAGCTATCTAGATAGTTTCTTAGCTGTTTAGCTTAATAGATATGTTGGTGGATGGAGAGCTAGCTTGCTAAAAAGGAAATTAGCAACCTGTGTAGCTAACTAACATGATATATAGATGTGTTGGTGGATgaagagctagctagctaaaatgaTAACTACCAACCTGTGTAGCTAACTAGATAGttttttagctagttagcttgatAGATGTGTTGGTGGAtggaaagctagctagctaaaaagcTAATTAGCAACAtgtatagcttgctagctagctaacataatatgTAGATGTGTTGGTGGATGTAAAGGTTGGTAGCTAGCCGGAAAGCTAACCAGCAACCTGTGTGGCTAGATATCAGATTGGCTAGTCAAATAGCTTAGCAGATGGATTATCTATTATATAGCTTAACTAACGTATCTAGTGTTATTGGGTGGATAGCTAGCAAGAGAGCTAACTAACAGCCAATGTAGCTAATATAGCTGTTTGGCTAGTCAAACAtcttaacagacagacagatagctaCATGTGTACCTTGCTAACTAGATGGTTTCTTAGCTATTTAGCTTGATAGATGTGTTGGTGGATGGAGAGCTAGCTAGATAAAAAGCTAATTAGCAACCTGTGTAGCTAACTAACATGATATATAGATGTGTATGTGGGTGAAGAGCTAACTAGCTAAAAGGATAACTAGCAACATGTGTAGCTAACTAGATAGTTTATTGGGTAGTTAGCTTGATAGATGTGTTGGTGGATGGAGAGGTAGCAAGATAAAAAGCTAATTAGCAACCTgtgtagctagctaacataataaataGATGTGTTGGTGGATgaagagctagctagctaaaaggCTAACTAGATAgtttttagctagttagcttgatAGATGTGTTGTTGGATGGAGAGCTggctagattaaaaaaaaaagtataatagcAACATGACCAACAGATAGCAATGTGTACCTAGCTACTCACCTCAGGTCACTTTATGATGAGCACAGGTGATCTCAGCCTGCAGCTCGTCTTCATGAGGTCTAAGCTTTGTTCATTATAGCATGGTTAAATTAAATTTGCCCCACCCCCTTATCTTCTACTTACTGTCATCATGTGTTTCTTGTCTGTAGGATCATGTTCATTAGTGGATCTGGTACAGATGGACAGCTTTCCAACCATTAAGGTACTAAAGCCCACTGCAGGTATGATTTATGctgatcatttatttttatttttattaatggtCATCTTAACTTATTTTTATAGTActtagattattatttttgtactacTTCACTACACTACACATATTCAGAAAGTAGAAAAGGGCAGTGAAAGAGAATATAAAATGTTATGGTATTAATTGTAATATTTTCCCAATTAATTGTGAGCCCAAGTTTTCAAAAATGGGGGTTAACCCCTGTAATTGCAGCCTTTATCCAAGAAGGGAGTAATATTAGCATTTTAAACTTACACACTACAAAGGGCTTGAACACTTACAAACTTGGTTCACAATCCTTATTGGTCCAATATCAAAGGATTTCTTTTAACCAATTATACTACATAAACAGCCCTATACTGTctattaaactatatatttattatagaaaGCTTGACAGCTTTCTAAACTGATGGATATCTAGCTACATAGCTTGATTCATCCATTATATTCCCTGTGTAAAAACAGTAGGCATTTGAACAAAAACCAGACCAATCAAGTACAACTCACAAAATAAAAGTCAGGTTTATTGTTGAACAACaaacttcacacacacaaacaggccaAGGTAAAACATATGCAGACAAAATAAATCAGAAAGAAAAGTAACTCCTTTTCTTTGGCCTAGCCCTcccatacaaaacaaaacaaaaaaagaacaaaaaaaaaacaaaaaaactagttTATGGTACAACTAGTTATGGTACAACTAAAGTTCATACATAAAACTTTTACTGGAATGCTCTGAGTTAAATGGctgatttgtttcttttttatacaCGTTTCCTTTTTTTATCCGTTTCAGTTGAAGATCCGAGACATGGTCAGACAAGTAAAATTTCCATAAAGAAGCACCGTTTTGGTCACAGGAGATCATGATAAAGTGACTGATCTCTCAAcaatatgtacaaaaatataaaatgtaaataaaaatacaaacaaacccTCGTCTTGTGTATTTTGTCGTTTTTTTGAGTTGAGTTTTGAGAATGGTGGGAGATCTTGGGCGCTGGGTGGTGTTCCCTCTAGAAAATTTTGCATTTTTGGggggttagttggttggttgaaCGCGGGCGGTGAACTGGGGAGAAAAAATGACCATGTTTATGTTCGAGTCCTTTATGCCACTGGCATCCAACACCCGTGCTGAGGATAAGCAGCAGGGAACAATCCTTTAATCGTCATCGTCCGTCTTCTGCTTCTTGGGGTCCACCTCATCCTGGGGGCACAAAGAATCAcgaattagaaaaataaaaattgacaCCAAGTTAATAAATGGAGCCAATATGGATGGAACATCCCTCTCCATTTCTCTATTATCCATCTCTTACCTCATCATCCTCGTCATCATCATCAGCCCCTCGTTTCGTTCCTCCTCCAagctcatcatcatcctcctcatcttcGTCTTCATCACCTGGAGTAAAAAGAACAAAACTTAGCATGAGCTTACCATCCCACTTCCAACTTCCTGCTATATTTATACTATTCTACTTGTACACTTCTATACCAAGTCTAAACATctttagaaacacccaccttctccatcatcctcctcatcttcctcatctacttcatcctcctcttcctcatcaatCTCTGGCTCTCCGTTCTCCTCGTTTTCCTGTATACATTCAGAACATCAGTTTGTTTGAATGCACTCAAATCTTAATGCAACTTAAAAGTATTTAATGAACAGCTTGGTAGCAACCAATCAGAACGGTGGGATTTGCGTAATGACACATACTGTTACTAAATTACTTcataaattactacatttatcttaaataaaatgttcatacATTGTATGTTACAAATACAAGCATCTGACAATATGACATTTACAATTACTGATTAATTCAATGATTGAGTTTGAAATGGttcaaatggcaaaaaaacacttATGTTTCACCAAAATTTAGAAAATAACTAAAAAGCCTCAGACAAAGGCTAATATGTTTTAAGCCAAAGTGTGCTTTGTTGGCATGTCTACTTGGATGTTTAAAGGGTTTGAGTcaagttttcaataaatattcttaaattatagttttgttttaatTGTGCTTTCTTTAGGGAACGTGGCAAAACTCAGGAAAACATGCAAGAAAACTATGGTGACTATATTTGtgcttattttatttagtttcagCCAAACTAATTGCATTCCTAATGAAAAAAATGACAtggaccattttttttaaatactcaccTTTCCATTAGCAGCCTCCTTTCCATTTTCCTTCTCTTCCaggagcttcttctccttcaagTCCTGCAAGAAattaaagatatatataaatatataataaatataacatgcCTATTATGATTTCCCTCCATTAATAACCATCGTAATGGCCCTAAAATGCCGCTAAACCAACACCCCCTACCGGTGCTCACTGGAATTGTGTCCACAATGAGAGGCCTCTCTTGTCATTGACACCCCATTGGCTGAGGCGCAGATT includes the following:
- the ptmab gene encoding prothymosin alpha-B gives rise to the protein MADTKVDSATEISAKDLKEKKLLEEKENGKEAANGKENEENGEPEIDEEEEDEVDEEDEEDDGEGDEDEDEEDDDELGGGTKRGADDDDEDDEDEVDPKKQKTDDDD